The DNA window GACGCCCATTCCAAGACGCCGCGTCTCGCGTCCGCCAAGGCGGACCCTACTTTCCAGGCGGCTTTACTGCTTCCAACAGGCGATTGATGACGCTCTCCACCGTGACGCCTTCGGCCTCGGCCCGGTAATTCACCAGGATGCGATGCCGGAGCGTGGCGTGGGCCAGTGCCTTGATATCGTCATTCGAGACGTGCGCGCGACCCTGGAACAATGCCCTTGCTTTCGCGCCCAGCACCATGAACTGGGCCGCCCGAAGACCGGCACCCCAGCTCACCCATTGCTTCACGAAGTCCGGCGTTTCCGCCTGACCCGGTCGGCTCGCGGCGGCCAGGCGGACGGCGTAACGCACCACATCTTCGGCGACAGGCACTTTTCGCACGATCTCATGAAACCTCAGAACGTCTTCGCCGGTAAAGAGCGGCTCGATGGGCTTGGGTTTGCCGCCGGTGGTTCGCCTGACGACTTCCACCTCGTCATTCTCGGGCAGGTAGTCGATGATCACGTTGAACATGAACCGGTCGAGCTGCGCTTCGGGCAGGGGGTAGGTGCCTTCCTGTTCGATTGGGTTCTGCGTGGCGAGCACGAAGAACGGCTCTTCAAGCGGGTAACGAACGCCGGCCGCGGTGACCTGGTGTTCCTGCATCGCTTCGAGCAGTGCCGCTTGTGTCTTTGGGGGCGTGCGGTTGATTTCGTCGGCCAGCAGCACGTTGGCGAAGACGGGCCCTTTGACGAACTGCATCCGCCGACGGCCGTCGCCGGAATCTTCCAGGATTTCGGTGCCGGTGATATCGGCGGGCATCAGGTCGGGTGTGAACTGGATGCGCTGGAACTTGAGGTGGAACATCTGCGCCAGCGAGCGCACGAGCAGTGTCTTGGCAAGTCCCGGCGCGCCGGTGATCAGGCAATGGCCGCCGGCGAACAGGCTGTACAGCAGCAGTTCGGTGACATCGTGCTGCCCGACGACGGCTTTGGACAGTTCCTCGCCGATGCGCCCCCGCGCCGCGCGGAGTTGCTCGACAGCCTGGCGTTCGGATTCGTAAAGGTCGGTCTCTGGTTGGCTCACTCAGGACTCCGGCAGTTTGTGGTGCAGGCTTTCCAGCCTGCATGGACTCTCTGGCTGCAGGCTGGAAAGCCTGCACCACAACCATTCAGTGCGTCATCGCGTAGAACACGATGTTGATTCCCATCGGGTACGCCTTCTTTTCAGAAAACTCGCGGAAGTAATACTCGTCCTCGCCTTCGCGTTCCCACCCGTCGCCGAGGTCGGTGTTATGGCAGATGATCGCCATCATCCGTCCCTTGTCGTCGAAGATGCCTTTGTAGTGCACTTCCTTGGCGTCGGGACGTTCCCAGGTGATGTCTGTGCCCCGATACCGCTGCGCAAAACCGATCGAGGGGACCTGCGGCTTTTCTTTTAGGTTGAAAACGGCGTGGAAGAGCGGGTGTTCCAGTGGCAATTCCTGTGGCTCGCGGTCGGGGAACACACGCTTGATCTCGCGATAGAAGTTCTCCCACTCGGCCTCGCCCCAGAAGTCGTCCACCATCAGGAAGCCGCCATTGAGCAGGTAATGCCGGAGCTTAACGACTTCCTCCTCGGAGAACTCCAACCCGCCGGGTTCGATCATGTAGATGAATGGGTAGTCGAACAGTTCGGGGTCGGTCAGTTCAAGGTTCTTGGGAACGGGATCGACCTTGAGCGACGTGAGCTGTTGAAGCCGGAAGGAGAAGTTCATGTCGCTGTCCGGCATGTCCGTCTCCCAGCCGCCGCCGTAGCGACCCCAGGACTTGTACCGCAGACGGATGAACGTAAACACGTCGGACTTGAAGTTTGGGTCGACATCCCAAACGGGAATGCCCGCTCGGTCGGTGAGATCCTGGATGCCGGCCCCCTCGGCAACACGCGACCGGCGGGAACGCTGGGCGACGACGAGCGTCGCCAGCAAGGCTACAACAAGTAGCGGGACAAAGATTCGGACCGCGGGTCGGATGGTCATCATCCTTCTTTCTGTTCAGGGCCAAACACGCGTCTCTTCGTTTCGCGGAGGATCGAAGGGGGACGCAATGTTTCGGCGTGGAACTACCTGTCGTTACTGAGATCTCGCCGGTTGTGTTGCTCCTTGGGCTGGAACTGGCCGAGTATTCGGTGCCGCGCCTTCTCGATCCATCCCGGCGGCGATCTCAAGAAGCAGTCGATGGCCTTCGCGGAAACGAGGCGCCTCTTCCAGTGCCCGGATGATCTGGTTGCGCGCCGCCGGCAGTTGCTTCTCCTCGACGAGCAGTTTCGCGAGTTGGTAATGGTGTTCGGCCTTGCCGAGAGGATCGAGCATCAGCAGTGCTCGGTGACTCTCCATTGCCAGGCGTCGATCGCCGATCGAATTGGCGGATTTCGCCAGCAGGCGGTAGGGGGCCGGAATCAGCGGATTGATCGCAATGATTTGCTCGGCGGCGACGCGGACGGCTGGCCAGTCTCCGGCCGCCTCGGCCAACTCCGCCAGCCGGAGGCGAGGTTCGATTCCGTCGGCGTCGAGCGCGACATGCTTTTCGAGCATTCGGCGTTCGTCGGCGGGCTCCTTCAAGGCGCGATGAACTGCCGCCATCAGCAAATAGGGTCCGCCCGCCTGGCCGCTTGTCGGGTATAGCTCAATGGCCTTGGAAAGCGGTGTTTTGGCGGCGGCGAACTTCTCCTCGGCCAGCAGTGCCCGTCCCTCGCCGAGCAGACCATAGAAGCTATTGGGATGCTCCTTGTTCCACGCCGCCATCTCGGCACTTCCGGCATCCAGTGCGACTTCCGGCCGCTTCCAGTCCGTGCCCGGCTTGCCCAGCTTTGAAGCCTGCTCCTTCAGCCAGGCGTCAAAGTTCGCATCGAGCTGATCGATCGGCACGGTACGCTTCGCCAGCGCGTCGTTGATGCGGACATTGTCGCCCAGATCGGCGAGCACTTTGCCAATGGTGTTCTCGCCGAAGCGGTCGGCGATGTACTGCACCACCATGGACGACTCGTAGTACGCAAACTGCAGGTGCATTGGCGACGGCGGCTTCAGGAATGCTCCACTGAGCTGACTGACCGGCGTCGCTCCGCCGGCGAGAATCAGCTCGCGATACTCCGGCGTCATCGACTGTCCCCACGCCGCGTTCTCACGGCGTTCCTCGTACACGCTGATGCCTTCGCTGAGCCATCGCGGCATCTTGTTCTTGGTTTTGCCCAGCGTGACGGAGTGGCAGAACTCGTGCCATAGAACCGCTTCCCAGTTCGCCGGCCGCGCCATGCGCGAGGCAGGGCTGTTGATGGTGATCACCGGTCCGAAGCAGACCCCCAGGAATCCAGATCCGCCCGGCAAACCAAAGGTGCGGATGGCGAAATCGCTTTGCTTGGGAAAGACCTCGACCGATACCGGCCCGGCGATTTCTACGCCGTAGCGCTTTGTCAGGCGTTCTCTGGCCCGCGTCAGAAGCCGCAGGGCACGGTCGCCGTAGAGGTCGGCTTCGCGTCCATCCATTCGAAGCCTGAAGTGCGCGTTCTCAAGGATGCGATACTTCGACAGCACGTCGTTCAACGAGACCAGGTTGTACGCGACGACGTTGTACGGATCGGCCTCAAGGGCGGCGGCTGCCCGTTTCCAGCCCTCTTCGTCCTTGCCCAGGCGCAGAAGATCCTGGCAGAGCTGCACGTTCGCCGGCTGGTAGTTCTGTGCCACCTCCAGTGCCCGCCGCTGGTAGGCAGCGCCTTCAGCGAAACGGTACTTCTGCGACAGTTTCAGGCCAATGAGGTGATCGACTTCGGGGTTGGCGATCCACGTGGAAAGAGCTTCGGCGCGGGACGTCTGTTCCTTCGTGGTATCGCCGGCGAGATGAGCCAGAACGGCGCGGTATGCCCACGCCCGGGAATGGCGCGGATTGATTTCAAGGACCTTTGCGAGAATGTCCTCGGCAGCTTGGTAGCCTTCCCGGTCGATCAGGTTGTCGGCCTGGAAAAGCAGGCTGTCGATGTGACGGGGGTTGAGCTCGAGCGATTTCGTGAGGGCGGCCGTCGCGCGTTCGGCATCGCTCTCCTGGTACGCCAATGCCAGGCCAAGGTGTGCATCCGGACTGTCAGGGGCGCGCTTCAGCGCCCCGGCGAAAGCCTCGGCGGCCAGCGCATAGTCGAACTTGGCCAGCGACAACTCTCCCGAAGCGAAATAGGGCTCGGCGGAGGTCGGGTCATCCTTCTTCGCACGATCGTAGTAGGTTTCGAGCACAACCCGGGCATCGGCACCCGTTGCGAGCATCGCACGCCCGGCGGCAACGCGGGAAGACACCTCTTCGAGTCGGCGGGGGGCTGCCTCGGCCAATTCGCGGATGGACTGCAACAGCCCTGTCGCTTCATCGGCCCGGCCCGATCGTCGAAGAACTTCGACGCCGATCCACTTCAGCGGAAGACTGAACGTGTGGATCTGGTGCGCCGCCTCAAACGTCTTCAGTGCGTCGGCGTATTTTCCGGTCGTTAGTTCGGTTCGGATCTTGAGGAGCCACCACTCTTCGAACCAGCGATTCGATTCCACGCCTTTTGCCGCGGCGTCCTGGCAGGCGGCGTAATCGCCGGTTTCGTAGAGTTTTCGCGCCTCTGCAAGACTCTCGGCCGAAGCGCATTCCCCGGTAGCGACCAATGTCGCAAGGACCGCCAGCACGCGGAGAAGAATCCTTCGCGAGTGCGAAAAACAGTGCAAAACGCGGGTTTGGGCCCCGATCCGGTTCAGCATGTGTGACCTGTCGGAACGGACGGAAATGAATCGTCGCACGCAGAGCTGTCGCCAACCGAAACGATGGACATCTCGACCGCATTCAGCTTGTACCTGTCCGGTGACGAATCTCGCAACAAGTAATGCGTTCTGCGAACAAGGCGAACCTCTCGGCGATCGATGCCTTGATATCCCAATTTGCGGTCCCAATCGCACCGCAGCCGCAAAAAAAAAGCCGCACACCGGAGGGTTGGTGTGCGGCTTGGCGGAGGAGGAAACGAGGATCGGGCATGCAGCGACGCTGCAGTTCATGTGCTTTTGGAAGAAATCAATCGCAATGGAGCGCCGGTTCGAACAAAAAACCCCGAACAATGTGCCACCCGCAGACCGCCTGCGGGCGGCACTTGTTCGTGGGAACCAACCGCGCTCTAAATCTTTCACGGGCCGTTGCCCGTTGCCGCCAACAAGGCGACGCTAAGCCCTAAAGCGAACTTGGTGCCACAGGATTTAGCAGCATGAAGAAAATGCGAGAATGAAGTATTACTCATTTATTTTAAACGCTTTACGATCCTCGTAAGGACCATCTGAATGGGTGCGTAGCAATCCGTACGCTGCCCATTTTGTGCGCATGCCCCCTGTCGTTATCGCCACCGACGCTTCTTTGCGCGCTACCTCCTACTGCCTGCTCGGATGACGCCGGTTCCAAACTGGTAGGAGAAGGCTCGGCGGTATGAATCCGAAGAAAACATTCCCAAGGCCGTTGACACAGGCCTCAGAGTCGGTATTATCCCTCCTCCCTTGAACGACGCGGCCGACACGGCCAAGTCAAAAAAGGGATGCAAATCAAGTAACTACTTGAACTTGCAGCGGAAAGATGTTAAGCTCCTCGACCCAACGGTTGATGAGCAAACCATCAAGACCGTTTTAGCTCTTTGGCAATCGAATAGTGTTTGGAAGCCGCGAGGATGTGAGTCCGAAGCTGCCGGTGTACGGTGGTGTTCGGACGCCAAGATCCAAGTCGTCGGTCTGAGTTGATACGTCGGCTGCTGGTGTAAATCAGTGGTTGATGGTTTGACGAGGGTCGGCGCAAGCTTGAGTAAAATCAAGCTGCTTGAATCTCAAGCATTCTTTGCGGTGCGCTTAAGAAGTGATCCTTCGATTCAGTCTGATTGCCCGCAAGGGTGGTCGGGATGGATCAAGTTCAATTTCAAGAGAGCCGGTCCCCCGGTGCTTAGCCGTGTCGGGGGCCGAAAGCCAGAAGAGAGTGTTTGAGCCTTGCAAATCCGAGTTGAAGTTGCTGCCGCGAGAGTGGTGGTGATGGAAGCTCGGCGGGCCGATCGTCCTAGCCGACGGTTGGTTCGTAAAGACGCCTTCGAGTTGTCTTAACTCGGAGGTGTTGGACAAACTCGTTTCGAGGATAAACGCTTCTACTGAAACTGTTAGTCGCCGTCTATGAGGGCCGAGAGGTTCTTACGCGGTGCATGAGGATGGAGAAGTGCCAAGAAATTCAATTGAAGAGTTTGATCCTGGCTCAGCCTGAACGCTGGCGGCGTGGCTAAGACATGCAAGTCGCACGGGCGTAGCAATACGTCAGTGGCGGACGGGTGAGTAATGTATCGCTAATGTACCCTTCACGCTGGGATAGCTGCGGGAAACTGCAGGTAATACCAGATGATATAACCGAATCGCATGGTTTGGTTCTCAAAGGAGTAATCCGGTGAGGGAGCAGGCGATATCGTATCAGCTAGTTGGTGAGGTAACGGCTCACCAAGGCGACGACGCGTAGCTGGTCTGAGAGGACGACCAGCCACATTGGGACTGAGACACTGCCCAGACTCCTACGGGGGGCTGCAGTAACGAATCTTCCGCAATGCACGAAAGTGTGACGGAGCGACGCCGCGTGGAGGTTAAGTCCTTCGGGATGTAAACTCCTGTCAGGGGTTACCAAGATCTGAGGAGCCCCAGAGGAAGGCACGGCTAACTCTGTGCCAGCAGCCGCGGTAATACAGAGGTGCCAAGCGTTAGGCGGAATCACTGGGCTTAAAGCGCGTGTAGGTGGATGGGTAAGTACCTTGTGAAATCCCACGGCTCAACCGTGGAACTGCTGGGTATACTGCCTGTCTTGAGGCACTCAGGGGCAGCTGGAACAAATGGTGGAGCGGTGAAATGCGTAGATATCATTTGGAACGCCAAAGGCGAAAGCAGGCTGCTGGGAGTGATCTGACACTGAGACGCGAAAGCCAGGGGAGCAAACGGGATTAGATACCCCGGTAGTCCTGGCCCTAAACGATGTCCACTAGATGGTGGCGGCTCTGACGCCGTCATGGTCGAAGCAAAAGTGTTAAGTGGACCGCCTGGGAAGTACGGTCGCAAGGCTAAAACTCAAAGGAATTGACGGGGGCTCACACAAGCGGTGGAGCATGTGGTTTAATTCGAAGCAACGCGCGGAACCTTACCTGGGCTTGACATGCCTGGATTATCCCCATGAAAGTGGGGTACAGCCCGCAAGGGCCGGAACAGGTACAGGTGCTGCATGGCTGTCGTCAGCTCGTGTCGTGAGATGTCGGGTTAAGTCCCTTAACGAGCGAAACCTTTGCCCTTAGTTACTAACGGGTTATGCCGAGGACTCTAAGGGGACTGCCGGTGTCAAACCGGAGGAAGGTGGAGATGACGTCAAGTCCTCATGGCCTTTATGCCCAGGGCCACACACGTGCTACAATGGGATGCACAGAGCGAACCGAGACCGCGAGGTGGAGGAAATCGCACAAATCATCCCTCAGTTCAGATTGGAGGCTGCAACTCGCCTCCATGAAGCTGGAATCGCTAGTAATCGCGTATCAGCTACGACGCGGTGAATATGTTCCTGAGCCTTGTACACACCGCCCGTCAAGTCATGGGAGCCGGAAATAGCCGAAGTGGCCACATCACAGTGGTCCCTACGCTAGGTTCGGTGACTGGGACTAAGTCGTAACAAGGTAGCCGTAGGGGAACCTGCGGCTGGATCACCTCCTTTCTAAGGGATACTTAGAACGTCGATCAGAGCAATCTGTCGACTGAATGTCAGCACAGCCTCGTCCCGTCAGCAATGACGGCGACTCGTACGGCAACGTATTAGAAGGGCTTCCAACACACTATTCTTGAAACGCTTCGTCACTGTCTGCGAAAGCTGACAGTGACGATTGTTGTGAGATGCGAGCAATCGCGAATCGCAATGGCTCTTTGACAAGTGAATGATAAGGTTCAAGGTTTACTGTAAGTAAAGTAAACCTCTGCGACGCCTCCCCATTTTTAGCTGGCACCCAGCCAGCAGGTCTTTTCGTCTTGATCTGTGTTCTATAGGAACAGGTCGGGGAGGTGTCGTCGAGCACCTTTTTTGGCGACTGATCCGTTATCGAATCGCGTCGGCAGGTTGAAGGTTCGGGTGTTGAAGGTTGAGATTGAATGATCGAAAGGTCAGGCGGTCGAGATCGAAGCACTCGTGCACGAGGCCTGGTTTTCCGACGACGTTGCAACTCGCCCGTTGTGGCACCGAGTTGGGCTTGGGAAGTAACTTCTTCCAAGTCTGGCTGCGATGCCTTCGAGTTGCCAGGAGCAAGTGGTCGTTAGCAGGTTGAGGAAACTCAATCGGCGATCGGCAATGAGCGATTGGCAATCCGAATGACGGTGATCGATAAATGTGGTCAAACTCTTAAGGGTGTATGGTGGATGTCTTGGCATCGAGAGGCGATGAAGGACGTTGTAGCCTGCGATAAGCTCCGGGAAGCTGGCAAACAAGCGTTGATCCGGAGATTTCCGAATGGGGAAACCCCACCTTCGGGTGACTCCTGCCTGAATGTATAGGGCAGGTAGAGCGAACGCGGTGAACTGAAACATCTAAGTAACCGCAGGAACAGAGACAGACATGGATTCCGTCAGTAGCGGCGAGCGAACACGGAAAAGCCCAAACCGGGATTCGTCCCGGGGTTGCGGGCGCTTCGAGCTGAAAAGCACTTAACAGAACGGTTTGGAATGGCCGGCCATAGCGGGTGAAAGCCCCGTATGTGAAAAGTGTAATAGGCGTTGAGAGGCGTACCAGAGTAGCACGGAGCTCGTGGAACTCCGTGTGAAGCTGGCCGGACCACCGGCCAAGGCTAAATACTCCTCGATGACCGATAGTGAACAAGTAGGGCGATTGAACGATGAAAAGTACAGCTGTTAGCTGAGTTAAAAGTACCTGAAACCATACACTTACAAGCGGTCGGAGCCCTATGCCCGCAAGGGAATGGGTGACGGCGTACCTTTTGCATAATGGGCCGGCGAGTGCACGTATACAGCAAGGCTAAGGTGTCAAGCACCGGAGCCGAAGCGAAAGCGAGTCTTAAAGTGGCGTTGAGTTGTGTGCGTGCGGCCCGAAACCCCGTGATCTACCCGTGGCCAGGTTGAATGTTCCGTAAAAGGGACAGAAGGACCGAAGCCGTGAACGTTGAAAAGTTCTGGCATGAGCTGCGGGGAGGAGTGAAAGTCTAATCAAACGGGGAGATATCTGGTTCTCTTCGAAATGCCTTTAGGGGCAGCCTCAGGTAAATATCCTATGGGGGTAGAGCTACTGAAAGAGGACGTGGGGCTACCCGCCTACACGCCTCTACCAAACTCCGAATACCATAGGACGTACCCTGGGAGTGAGTCCGCGAGGGATAATCTTCGCGGTCGAGACGGAAACAACCGAGATCGCCTGCTAAGGTCCCTAAATCTAACTTAGTTCGTGAGGAAGTCATTCTGCTGTGACAGCTAGGATGTTGGCTTAGAAGCAGCCACCATTTAAAAAGTGCGTAATAGCTTACTAGTCGAGCAGAGCGGCGCCGTAAATGATCGGGAATAAGTTGGATACCGAAGCAGCGAGCTGCGTAAGCAGCGGTAGAAGAGCGTTGTAATCCGCATTGAAGCCATACCGTAAGGAGTGGTGGAGCGATTACAAGTGAGAATGCCGGCATGAGTAACGATAATGCAGGTGAAAATCCTGCACGCCGAAAGCCTAAGGTTTCCTGGGGAAGGTAAATCCGCCCAGGGTTAGTCGGGAGCTAAGTCGAGGCCGAAAGGCGTAGACGATGCACAGCAGGTTAATATTCCTGCACCGGTGTAGAGATCAAAGCAGTGTGCGCTTTTTCCAAGCAGATCCTCCGATTAGTCGTGGAGGTTTCGCAAGATCGAGGCCGTTTTGTTGCCGAAGTCTGTGGCGAAAGAGCCGAGAAAAGCACTGCAGGCAAAGCACTGTCCGTACTAAAACTGACACAGGTAGGCGAGGAGAGTATCCTCAGGCGCTCGAGAGAACTGCGGTTAAGGAACTAGGCAATCTAACCCCGTAACTTAGGGAGAAGGGGTCCCTCCTCGCAAGAGAGGGCGCAGGAATCAGCCTGGGCGACTGTTTATCAAAAACACAGCACTGTGCTAACTCGCAAGAGGATGTATACAGTGTGACGCCTGCTCGGTGCGGGAAGGTTAAGGAAGTCGGTTAGGGATACGTCCCAAAGCTGGCGACCGAAGCCCCCGTAAACGGCGGCCGTAACTATGACGGTCCTAAGGTAGCGAAGTTCCTTGTCGGGTAAGTTCCGACGTGCATGAACGGCGTAACGACTTGGGCGCTGTCTCGACCGCAGACTCGGTGAAATTGAAGTGGCGGTGAAGATGCCGCCTCCCCGCAGCAAGACGGAAAGACCCCATGCACCTTTACTATAGCCTGGTACTGATGCCGGTTGTGGACTGCGTAGGATAGGTGGGACGCGTTGATCCGCTGGTTCTGGCCAGCGGGGAGCGGTTGGTGAAATACCACCCTGTTTGCATTCGTCATCTCACCCTGTGCCATGAATCTGGTCAGGGAACCGTGCTAGGTGGTTAGTTTGACTGGGGCGGTCTCCTCCAAAAGAGTAACGGAGGAGTACAAAGGCGGGCTCAGGCCGGTTGGCAATCGGTCGTCGAGCGCAAGGGTATAAGCCCGCTTGACTGCGAGTGCTACAGCACGAGCAGAGCTGAAAGGCGGTCCTAGTGATCCTGTGGTCCCGTGTGGAAGGGCCATAGCTCAACGGATAAAAGGTACGCTGGGGATAACAGGCTGATCGCACCCGAGCGTCCATAGCGGCGGTGCGGTTTGGCACCTCGATGTCGGCCCATCACATCCTGGGGCTGAAGGCGGTCCCAAGGGTTTGGCTGTTCGCCAATTAAAGTGGTACGCGAGCTGGGTTCAGACCGGCGTGAGCCAGGTCGGTCCCTATCTGCTGTGGGTGTGGGAATCTTGACGGCAATTCTTCCATAGTACGAGAGGATTTGGAAGGACTGACCCCTGGTGTACCAGTTGTCCTGCTAAGGGCACGGCTGGGTAGCCATGTCGGGAACGGATAAACGCTGAAAGCATCTAAGCGTGAAGCCAATGCCAAAACGAGGATTCCATGCGGATTCGTCCGCGAGAGACCCCGGGTAGACCACCCGGTTGATAGGCCGGAGCTGTACGGCTAGAAATAGCTTCAGGTTACCGGTACTAACGGTCGACAGTTTGACCACTTTTATCGATCATCGTTGCAAAAGAGGCGATGAGCGGAAGTAGTCAGTCGTCGGTAGTCAGTAGACAGAGAATGCGAAAGCGTTCGATGTCGAAAGGCTCCCACTTCTGAATGCCTCGCTCGTCACGCTCGACGATACAAACGCAGGGCTTAACGCCCTGCGGGTCGCAGAGTGGTTCGACTGATCCATCCTTGACAAGCCCATCGGCTTGCCTGGAACGGACAGGAGCTTTAACGCTCATGTCCTGATCAGCAACCCGATCGGTGATGAAGAGTCTGAATTAGAAGAACCCTTTACGAAGCATGTGATTAACGTCTCTGCCGTCCTCGCAACGCGAGCGACGCGGAAGGCGACTTGAACCTTACATTTACTTGGCAATCCAAGCCGAGTACACCGGAAACGATGTACTCGGCCTTTGCTGGTGGCTATACCCGCGGGGCCACACCCGTTCCCATTCCGAACACGGTCGTTAAGCCCGCGGGGCCGATGATACTGCGTCAGCGGGAAAGTAGGTCACTGCCGGCAATTTACATCGCAACGCCCGGCTCTCTTCATCGAGAGCCGGGCGTTGTTCGTTTGGCGAGAACGCAGTGGGGGCTCATCCATTTCTCTGACGCGGAGACCGCAAGCCGTGAATCCGGCCGATGTGTCGGTCGCCGCTTGAATCTCTTGGTGGCCGTGTCACGATGCCGGTATGGACTTTGGCGAAGTTTTCCAGCACCTGGTGGATCTGCTCAAAAGCCACTGGCATCAGATACTCATCTCTCTGTTCAGCATTTTGTTCGGCGCGTGGATTGGGCGGCGGAGAGCCCAGCGTGAATGGGCACGCAAGGAATTCCTTGAGCGGGTCAACTTCTCGCTTAACAGCATTACCGATAACACGCTCCGCATCCGTACGCTGATCGAGAAGAACACGATCGATGTCTTCCTCAACAAGGTGGCGACCGAGCGGATCGTGGACGCGGCGTCGCGCACCGATGCCAATAGTGCCCTGTTGCCACTCGAGAAGAACGATCGCTGGTTCATGCTCAATGCCGTGCTGAACGAGCTGAGCGAGAAATTCGCCGATGGTTTTCTCCGTCGCGACATAGGTATTCCCGTCCAATCCGCGACATTCCTTGTCTGTCTGACCTTTGAATCTGCCGGCGATCTGAAAACACGCAAGATCCGCGTCATGATCATGCGGAAGGAACTGCTGGCTGCGCTTCCCGCCGAGCCTCCGAACTTTGAGCGGGCCCACCACAAGACGCGTTGGACGACCCTTACCCAGCTCGCGACGGCATACGCCAGGGAGCCGGACCAGTTCATGGAGGTTGAACTCGTTCTGCCTCAGCATTAGCCCTACGGCCTGTAAAAGAGCCACAATTTTCCACGACTTCTGAGTTCTCTGTCGGTGGAAGTACTCGGTATGCTTCCCTCCAGGCGTGAAAGACCACGCCATTATCCCGTTACAAATCAGGTAGACCCACATGAAAAGCATCAAGCAACTGGCTGCGGCCGTTCTGTTGTCATCGTCCTTGGGCGCTGGTGTGCTAGCCGACTGGCCGCAGTGGCGCGGACCGGATCGGACGGACATTTCCAAGGAG is part of the Humisphaera borealis genome and encodes:
- a CDS encoding AAA family ATPase; the protein is MSQPETDLYESERQAVEQLRAARGRIGEELSKAVVGQHDVTELLLYSLFAGGHCLITGAPGLAKTLLVRSLAQMFHLKFQRIQFTPDLMPADITGTEILEDSGDGRRRMQFVKGPVFANVLLADEINRTPPKTQAALLEAMQEHQVTAAGVRYPLEEPFFVLATQNPIEQEGTYPLPEAQLDRFMFNVIIDYLPENDEVEVVRRTTGGKPKPIEPLFTGEDVLRFHEIVRKVPVAEDVVRYAVRLAAASRPGQAETPDFVKQWVSWGAGLRAAQFMVLGAKARALFQGRAHVSNDDIKALAHATLRHRILVNYRAEAEGVTVESVINRLLEAVKPPGK
- a CDS encoding DUF4159 domain-containing protein, whose translation is MTIRPAVRIFVPLLVVALLATLVVAQRSRRSRVAEGAGIQDLTDRAGIPVWDVDPNFKSDVFTFIRLRYKSWGRYGGGWETDMPDSDMNFSFRLQQLTSLKVDPVPKNLELTDPELFDYPFIYMIEPGGLEFSEEEVVKLRHYLLNGGFLMVDDFWGEAEWENFYREIKRVFPDREPQELPLEHPLFHAVFNLKEKPQVPSIGFAQRYRGTDITWERPDAKEVHYKGIFDDKGRMMAIICHNTDLGDGWEREGEDEYYFREFSEKKAYPMGINIVFYAMTH
- a CDS encoding peptidase MA family metallohydrolase encodes the protein MLAVLATLVATGECASAESLAEARKLYETGDYAACQDAAAKGVESNRWFEEWWLLKIRTELTTGKYADALKTFEAAHQIHTFSLPLKWIGVEVLRRSGRADEATGLLQSIRELAEAAPRRLEEVSSRVAAGRAMLATGADARVVLETYYDRAKKDDPTSAEPYFASGELSLAKFDYALAAEAFAGALKRAPDSPDAHLGLALAYQESDAERATAALTKSLELNPRHIDSLLFQADNLIDREGYQAAEDILAKVLEINPRHSRAWAYRAVLAHLAGDTTKEQTSRAEALSTWIANPEVDHLIGLKLSQKYRFAEGAAYQRRALEVAQNYQPANVQLCQDLLRLGKDEEGWKRAAAALEADPYNVVAYNLVSLNDVLSKYRILENAHFRLRMDGREADLYGDRALRLLTRARERLTKRYGVEIAGPVSVEVFPKQSDFAIRTFGLPGGSGFLGVCFGPVITINSPASRMARPANWEAVLWHEFCHSVTLGKTKNKMPRWLSEGISVYEERRENAAWGQSMTPEYRELILAGGATPVSQLSGAFLKPPSPMHLQFAYYESSMVVQYIADRFGENTIGKVLADLGDNVRINDALAKRTVPIDQLDANFDAWLKEQASKLGKPGTDWKRPEVALDAGSAEMAAWNKEHPNSFYGLLGEGRALLAEEKFAAAKTPLSKAIELYPTSGQAGGPYLLMAAVHRALKEPADERRMLEKHVALDADGIEPRLRLAELAEAAGDWPAVRVAAEQIIAINPLIPAPYRLLAKSANSIGDRRLAMESHRALLMLDPLGKAEHHYQLAKLLVEEKQLPAARNQIIRALEEAPRFREGHRLLLEIAAGMDREGAAPNTRPVPAQGATQPARSQ